In Equus quagga isolate Etosha38 chromosome 14, UCLA_HA_Equagga_1.0, whole genome shotgun sequence, one DNA window encodes the following:
- the TNFSF9 gene encoding tumor necrosis factor ligand superfamily member 9 isoform X2, with protein sequence MVSNTSANPDPEAQRPPAPPGSAWRSLPWAVSAALLLFAGACAFCAVRAWALPGAPASSGPSPGPAPSSRLPEVPELPPDASARLPNTLQGVFAQLVAQDVRLTKGLLRWHSDPGLAGVSLAPGLSYDESTQELVVAEAGVYYVFLHLELKPVVASAGSGSVSAALRLKPPRTGAAALAMTLDLPPPSSGARDSRAVGFRGSLLHLGAGQRLSVHLLSVHLPAAAGAPPTWQLAQGATFLGLFRVAPAGLPSPLPT encoded by the exons ATGGTCTCCAACACCAGCGCCAACCCGGATCCCGAGGCCCAGCGGCCCCCGGCGCCCCCGGGCAGCGCCTGGCGCTCGCTGCCCTGGGCGGTGAGCGCCGCGCTACTGCTGTTCGCCGGCGCCTGTGCCTTCTGCGCGGTCCGCGCCTGGGCTCTGCCCGGCGCCCCCGCCTCGTCCGGCCCCAGCCCGGGCCCCGCGCCCAGCTCGAGACTCCCCGAGGTCCCCGAGCTGCCGCCGGACGCCAGCGCCCGCCTCCCCAACACGCTGCAG GGCGTGTTCGCGCAGCTGGTGGCTCAGGATG tCAGGTTGACCAAAGGGCTCCTGCGCTGGCACAGCGACCCGGGCCTGGCAGGTGTGTCCCTGGCACCTGGCCTGAGCTACGACGAGAGCACGCAAGAGCTGGTGGTGGCCGAGGCCGGCGTCTACTATGTCTTCTTGCACCTGGAACTGAAACCCGTGGTGGCCAGCGCTGGCTCCGGCTCAGTCTCCGCTGCTCTGCGCCTGAAGCCGCCGCGCACTGGGGCCGCCGCCCTGGCCATGACCTTGGACCTGCCACCTCCCTCCTCGGGGGCCCGGGACTCGCGGGCGGTCGGTTTCCGGGGCAGTCTGTTGCATCTGGGCGCCGGCCAGCGCCTGAGCGTCCACCTGCTGAGCGTCCACCTGCCCGCGGCGGCTGGGGCGCCCCCTACCTGGCAGCTTGCACAAGGCGCCACCTTCTTGGGCCTCTTCCGCGTGGCCCCCGCTGGACTCCCCTCACCGCTGCCCACGTGA
- the TNFSF9 gene encoding tumor necrosis factor ligand superfamily member 9 isoform X1, which yields MDQAGRAHPHQLRPGKRGFRIRYKARSTRPWLQPLAAGHGLQHQRQPGSRGPAAPGAPGQRLALAALGGERRATAVRRRLCLLRGPRLGSARRPRLVRPQPGPRAQLETPRGPRAAAGRQRPPPQHAAGRVRAAGGSGWLTKGLLRWHSDPGLAGVSLAPGLSYDESTQELVVAEAGVYYVFLHLELKPVVASAGSGSVSAALRLKPPRTGAAALAMTLDLPPPSSGARDSRAVGFRGSLLHLGAGQRLSVHLLSVHLPAAAGAPPTWQLAQGATFLGLFRVAPAGLPSPLPT from the exons ATGGACCAGGCGGGGCGCGCGCATCCCCACCAGCTCCGCCCCGGAAAGCGGGGCTTCCGGATTCGCTATAAAGCGAGGAGCACCCGACCTTGGCTCCAGCCCCTTGCCGCCGGCCATGGTCTCCAACACCAGCGCCAACCCGGATCCCGAGGCCCAGCGGCCCCCGGCGCCCCCGGGCAGCGCCTGGCGCTCGCTGCCCTGGGCGGTGAGCGCCGCGCTACTGCTGTTCGCCGGCGCCTGTGCCTTCTGCGCGGTCCGCGCCTGGGCTCTGCCCGGCGCCCCCGCCTCGTCCGGCCCCAGCCCGGGCCCCGCGCCCAGCTCGAGACTCCCCGAGGTCCCCGAGCTGCCGCCGGACGCCAGCGCCCGCCTCCCCAACACGCTGCAG GGCGTGTTCGCGCAGCTGGTGGCTCAGGATG GTTGACCAAAGGGCTCCTGCGCTGGCACAGCGACCCGGGCCTGGCAGGTGTGTCCCTGGCACCTGGCCTGAGCTACGACGAGAGCACGCAAGAGCTGGTGGTGGCCGAGGCCGGCGTCTACTATGTCTTCTTGCACCTGGAACTGAAACCCGTGGTGGCCAGCGCTGGCTCCGGCTCAGTCTCCGCTGCTCTGCGCCTGAAGCCGCCGCGCACTGGGGCCGCCGCCCTGGCCATGACCTTGGACCTGCCACCTCCCTCCTCGGGGGCCCGGGACTCGCGGGCGGTCGGTTTCCGGGGCAGTCTGTTGCATCTGGGCGCCGGCCAGCGCCTGAGCGTCCACCTGCTGAGCGTCCACCTGCCCGCGGCGGCTGGGGCGCCCCCTACCTGGCAGCTTGCACAAGGCGCCACCTTCTTGGGCCTCTTCCGCGTGGCCCCCGCTGGACTCCCCTCACCGCTGCCCACGTGA